The following proteins are co-located in the Salvelinus fontinalis isolate EN_2023a chromosome 41, ASM2944872v1, whole genome shotgun sequence genome:
- the LOC129840440 gene encoding tubulin alpha chain-like isoform X1 encodes MRECISMHVGQAGAQMGNACWELYCLEHGIQPDGQMPSDKTIGGGDDSFNTFFSETGAGKHVPRAVFVDLEPTVIDEVRTGTYRQLFHPEQLITGKEDAANNYARGHYTIGKEIIDLVLDRTRKLADQCTGLQGFLIFHSFGGGTGSGFTSLLMERLSVDYGKKSKLEFAVYPAPQVSTAVVEPYNSILTTHTTLEHSDCAFMVDNEAIYDICRRNLDIERPTYTNLNRLIGQIVSSITASLRFDGALNVDLTEFQTNLVPYPRIHFPLATYAPVISAEKAYHEQLSVADITNACFEPANQMVKCDPRHGKYMACCLLYRGDVVPKDVNSAIATIKTKRTIQFVDWCPTGFKVGINYQPPTVVPGGDLAKVQRAVCMLSNTTAIAEAWARLDHKFDLMYAKRAFVHWYVGEGMEEGEFSEAREDMAALEKDYEEVGTDSIGEDEEGEEY; translated from the exons ATG CGTGAGTGTATTTCTATGCATGTCGGCCAGGCCGGAGCCCAGATGGGCAATGCATGCTGGGAATTGTACTGCCTTGAGCATGGGATCCAGCCTGATGGACAGATGCCCAGTGATAAGACAATCGGAGGGGGAGATGACTCGTTCAACACCTTCTTCAGTGAGACTGGGGCTGGCAAACACGTTCCTCGTGCAGTCTTTGTGGACCTGGAGCCAACAGTCATCG ATGAAGTACGCACAGGTACCTACCGCCAGCTGTTCCACCCCGAGCAGCTTATCACAGGCAAGGAGGATGCTGCCAACAACTATGCCCGTGGTCACTACACCATTGGCAAGGAGATCATCGACCTGGTACTCGATAGGACTCGCAAACTG GCTGACCAGTGCACTGGGCTCCAGGGCTTCCTGATCTTCCACAGCTTTGGAGGAGGAACCGGCTCTGGGTTCACCTCCCTGTTGATGGAACGTCTCTCTGTCGACTATGGGAAGAAGTCCAAGCTTGAATTTGCTGTTTACCCTGCTCCCCAAGTTTCTACGGCTGTGGTGGAGCCTTACAACTCCATCCTGACTACCCACACCACCCTTGAGCACTCGGACTGTGCCTTCATGGTGGACAATGAGGCCATCTATGATATCTGCCGCAGGAACCTGGACATTGAGCGCCCCACCTACACCAACCtcaacaggctgattggtcagatCGTCTCCTCCATCACCGCCTCCCTGCGCTTTGATGGAGCTCTCAATGTGGacctgacagagttccagaccaACTTGGTGCCCTACCCCCGTATCCACTTCCCTCTGGCCACCTATGCTCCAGTCATCTCTGCTGAGAAGGCCTACCATGAGCAGCTGTCTGTTGCTGACATCACCAACGCCTGCTTTGAGCCAGCCAATCAGATGGTGAAATGTGACCCACGTCACGGCAAGTACATggcctgctgcctgctctaccgtgGTGACGTTGTGCCCAAAGATGTCAACTCTGCCATTGCCACTATCAAGACCAAGCGCACAATCCAGTTTGTGGACTGGTGTCCCACTGGCTTCAAGGTCGGTATCAACTACCAGCCACCCACAGTGGTCCCTGGAGGAGATCTGGCCAAGGTCCAGAGAGCTGTGTGCATGCTGAGCAACACCACCGCCATCGCTGAGGCCTGGGCAAGACTTGACCACAAGTTTGACCTGATGTACGCCAAGAGAGCCTTTGTGCACTGGTATGTGGGAGAGGGCATGGAGGAGGGAGAGTTCTCAGAGGCCAGAGAAGACATGGCAGCCCTGGAGAAGGATTATGAAGAGGTGGGTACTGACAGCATCGGAGAAGatgaagaaggagaggagtactAA
- the LOC129840440 gene encoding tubulin alpha chain-like isoform X2, with product MDFSSVALGVHNCTAGFIGERLPPLIEDRRECISMHVGQAGAQMGNACWELYCLEHGIQPDGQMPSDKTIGGGDDSFNTFFSETGAGKHVPRAVFVDLEPTVIDEVRTGTYRQLFHPEQLITGKEDAANNYARGHYTIGKEIIDLVLDRTRKLADQCTGLQGFLIFHSFGGGTGSGFTSLLMERLSVDYGKKSKLEFAVYPAPQVSTAVVEPYNSILTTHTTLEHSDCAFMVDNEAIYDICRRNLDIERPTYTNLNRLIGQIVSSITASLRFDGALNVDLTEFQTNLVPYPRIHFPLATYAPVISAEKAYHEQLSVADITNACFEPANQMVKCDPRHGKYMACCLLYRGDVVPKDVNSAIATIKTKRTIQFVDWCPTGFKVGINYQPPTVVPGGDLAKVQRAVCMLSNTTAIAEAWARLDHKFDLMYAKRAFVHWYVGEGMEEGEFSEAREDMAALEKDYEEVGTDSIGEDEEGEEY from the exons ATGGATTTTTCCTCTGTAGCACTGGGAGTTCATAACTGCACTGCTGGTTTCATTGGAGAacgactgccccctctcattgaagaCAGG CGTGAGTGTATTTCTATGCATGTCGGCCAGGCCGGAGCCCAGATGGGCAATGCATGCTGGGAATTGTACTGCCTTGAGCATGGGATCCAGCCTGATGGACAGATGCCCAGTGATAAGACAATCGGAGGGGGAGATGACTCGTTCAACACCTTCTTCAGTGAGACTGGGGCTGGCAAACACGTTCCTCGTGCAGTCTTTGTGGACCTGGAGCCAACAGTCATCG ATGAAGTACGCACAGGTACCTACCGCCAGCTGTTCCACCCCGAGCAGCTTATCACAGGCAAGGAGGATGCTGCCAACAACTATGCCCGTGGTCACTACACCATTGGCAAGGAGATCATCGACCTGGTACTCGATAGGACTCGCAAACTG GCTGACCAGTGCACTGGGCTCCAGGGCTTCCTGATCTTCCACAGCTTTGGAGGAGGAACCGGCTCTGGGTTCACCTCCCTGTTGATGGAACGTCTCTCTGTCGACTATGGGAAGAAGTCCAAGCTTGAATTTGCTGTTTACCCTGCTCCCCAAGTTTCTACGGCTGTGGTGGAGCCTTACAACTCCATCCTGACTACCCACACCACCCTTGAGCACTCGGACTGTGCCTTCATGGTGGACAATGAGGCCATCTATGATATCTGCCGCAGGAACCTGGACATTGAGCGCCCCACCTACACCAACCtcaacaggctgattggtcagatCGTCTCCTCCATCACCGCCTCCCTGCGCTTTGATGGAGCTCTCAATGTGGacctgacagagttccagaccaACTTGGTGCCCTACCCCCGTATCCACTTCCCTCTGGCCACCTATGCTCCAGTCATCTCTGCTGAGAAGGCCTACCATGAGCAGCTGTCTGTTGCTGACATCACCAACGCCTGCTTTGAGCCAGCCAATCAGATGGTGAAATGTGACCCACGTCACGGCAAGTACATggcctgctgcctgctctaccgtgGTGACGTTGTGCCCAAAGATGTCAACTCTGCCATTGCCACTATCAAGACCAAGCGCACAATCCAGTTTGTGGACTGGTGTCCCACTGGCTTCAAGGTCGGTATCAACTACCAGCCACCCACAGTGGTCCCTGGAGGAGATCTGGCCAAGGTCCAGAGAGCTGTGTGCATGCTGAGCAACACCACCGCCATCGCTGAGGCCTGGGCAAGACTTGACCACAAGTTTGACCTGATGTACGCCAAGAGAGCCTTTGTGCACTGGTATGTGGGAGAGGGCATGGAGGAGGGAGAGTTCTCAGAGGCCAGAGAAGACATGGCAGCCCTGGAGAAGGATTATGAAGAGGTGGGTACTGACAGCATCGGAGAAGatgaagaaggagaggagtactAA